One Rhizobium sp. 9140 genomic region harbors:
- a CDS encoding type II toxin-antitoxin system VapC family toxin has product MKYLLDTNVISELRKLGDGKADENVADWVRGQDADDLCLSAITILELERGVRGVQRRDPAQGARLRTWLDHHVRPGFSGRILAIDDAIATRCAHLHIPDRRNEADALIAATGLVHGLSVVTRNIRDFEGTGVVVIDPWRG; this is encoded by the coding sequence TTGAAATATCTCCTCGATACCAACGTCATTTCGGAACTGCGGAAACTCGGTGACGGCAAGGCGGACGAAAATGTGGCGGACTGGGTTCGAGGGCAGGACGCCGACGATCTCTGCCTGTCCGCCATCACCATTCTGGAGCTCGAACGCGGTGTGCGGGGCGTCCAGCGCCGCGATCCGGCACAGGGCGCGCGGTTGCGCACCTGGCTTGATCATCACGTGCGGCCGGGGTTCTCTGGAAGGATCCTCGCCATCGACGATGCGATCGCGACCCGCTGCGCCCATCTTCACATTCCCGACCGGCGCAACGAGGCAGACGCCCTGATCGCTGCCACGGGTCTCGTCCATGGCCTCTCCGTCGTCACACGCAACATCCGCGATTTCGAAGGCACCGGCGTCGTCGTGATCGACCCCTGGCGCGGGTGA
- a CDS encoding RibD family protein — MKPHVICLMITSPDGSLHPSRWTKSPDGKRSDWTTLYEKIHTEHAGNAWMVGRVTMAEMSKAKAHPPTGPVDVARPHHFARPGASTFAIALDPGGKLHFAGDELFGDHIVVLLGPDVPDSHLAELAGDGVSYVVSDKKALDLHAMLTLLGQELGITRILLEGGANVNGSMLAAGLVDEISLVIAPALEGRADSDRVIAFGEEGLAGKIELSLKSCDVLAHGAIHVRYDVRASS; from the coding sequence ATGAAACCCCACGTCATTTGCCTGATGATCACCTCGCCGGACGGCAGCCTTCATCCGAGCCGCTGGACAAAGAGCCCGGATGGTAAGCGGTCCGACTGGACGACGCTTTACGAAAAGATCCACACGGAACATGCCGGCAATGCCTGGATGGTCGGGCGGGTGACGATGGCGGAGATGTCGAAGGCCAAGGCCCATCCGCCGACGGGACCTGTGGACGTCGCGCGCCCGCACCACTTCGCCCGGCCGGGCGCGTCGACCTTCGCCATCGCACTCGACCCGGGTGGCAAGCTGCATTTCGCAGGCGACGAGCTTTTCGGCGATCATATCGTCGTGTTGCTCGGTCCCGATGTACCCGACAGCCATCTGGCGGAACTGGCCGGCGACGGCGTTTCCTATGTCGTGTCGGACAAGAAGGCGCTCGACCTCCATGCCATGCTGACACTCCTTGGGCAGGAACTCGGCATCACCCGCATCCTTCTGGAAGGCGGGGCGAACGTGAACGGGTCGATGCTGGCGGCGGGGCTCGTCGATGAGATCAGCCTCGTCATCGCACCGGCGCTGGAAGGCCGCGCCGACAGCGACCGGGTCATCGCATTCGGAGAGGAGGGTCTCGCGGGCAAGATCGAGCTGTCTCTGAAATCCTGCGACGTCCTCGCACACGGCGCCATCCACGTCCGTTACGACGTGCGTGCGTCGAGCTGA
- a CDS encoding 3'-5' exonuclease, with the protein MKTIAIDFETANEQRGSACSVGLAWIEDGRVVRVEERLIRPRDMRFSSFNVAIHGIRPEHVEDAAEFPEVMDEFADDFRGATMIAHNASFDFSVWRACLDVYRQSYPDLSYLCSVKMAQRVWPHLGSHRLNILAGHLGLTFRHHNAGEDAAICAEASIAMAIALHVAHVRDVPLRIGMQAGRLFAGGYDACRCRKA; encoded by the coding sequence GTGAAGACGATCGCCATCGATTTCGAAACAGCCAACGAACAACGCGGCAGCGCCTGTTCGGTCGGGCTTGCGTGGATCGAGGATGGACGGGTCGTGCGGGTTGAGGAACGTCTCATCCGTCCGCGTGACATGCGCTTCTCCTCCTTCAACGTTGCCATCCATGGCATCCGGCCGGAGCATGTGGAGGATGCGGCGGAGTTTCCGGAGGTCATGGACGAGTTTGCCGACGACTTTAGGGGCGCGACGATGATCGCGCACAACGCATCCTTCGACTTCAGCGTCTGGCGCGCCTGCCTTGATGTCTACCGGCAGAGCTATCCCGATCTTTCCTATCTCTGTTCGGTGAAGATGGCGCAGCGGGTGTGGCCGCATCTCGGCTCCCACCGCCTGAACATCCTGGCCGGCCACCTCGGCCTCACCTTCCGGCACCACAATGCCGGGGAAGACGCGGCGATATGCGCAGAAGCGTCGATCGCCATGGCCATTGCACTGCACGTTGCCCATGTCAGGGATGTGCCACTGAGGATCGGCATGCAGGCCGGCCGGCTGTTTGCCGGAGGTTACGATGCCTGCCGGTGCCGAAAGGCCTAA
- a CDS encoding PRC-barrel domain-containing protein, with the protein MDHSSHVRLSPTELTPAVLEGATIYGADDHKVGKLDHMHGTGVGGKAIIDVGGFLGIGAKPVAVPLSDLEFMRDEDGDIHAVTTWTKDQLKDMPEHRD; encoded by the coding sequence ATGGATCACAGCAGTCACGTTCGCCTTTCGCCCACCGAGTTGACCCCGGCTGTCCTTGAAGGCGCGACAATTTATGGTGCCGATGACCACAAGGTCGGCAAGCTCGACCACATGCACGGCACGGGTGTCGGCGGCAAGGCGATCATCGATGTCGGCGGCTTCCTGGGTATCGGCGCGAAGCCGGTTGCAGTCCCCTTGAGCGACCTCGAGTTCATGCGCGACGAAGACGGTGACATCCATGCCGTGACGACCTGGACCAAGGATCAGCTTAAGGACATGCCTGAGCACCGCGACTGA
- a CDS encoding type II toxin-antitoxin system Phd/YefM family antitoxin yields the protein MKHTRLSSRELNHDVSSAKKAALKGPVVITDRGRPSHVLMTYESYERLTGTRRSLVDALSMPGLSEIDFNTPRANIAGRDVDLS from the coding sequence ATGAAGCATACCCGACTTTCGAGTCGTGAACTCAATCACGATGTGAGCAGCGCTAAAAAGGCGGCGCTGAAGGGGCCGGTCGTTATCACCGACCGGGGGCGCCCGTCGCATGTGCTGATGACCTACGAATCCTATGAACGCCTGACCGGGACGCGCCGCAGCCTCGTCGATGCCCTCTCCATGCCTGGCTTGTCGGAAATCGATTTCAACACGCCACGCGCAAACATCGCGGGTCGCGACGTGGATCTGTCTTGA
- a CDS encoding glycoside hydrolase family 15 protein has protein sequence MGGCRMSTRIEDYALIGDCETAALVGRNGSIDWLCLPRFDSPACLAALLGDETNGRWKIAPADGAFRTRRAYREDTLILETTFETATGKAVIHDFMPLRDGSSNIIRIVEGIEGTVAFDFEFMARFDYGQTVPWMSFEEEGVVTAVAGPDMLILHSAAPLTGNDRRVTGAFTVEKGDRLTFALTFCSSYLPRPKPVDAEAALEATESFWREFTGRCPDVDGWTGPVKRSLITLKALTYMPTGGIVAAVTTSLPEKLGGTRNWDYRYCWLRDATLTLLALMKLGYYEEASAWRNWLLRAVAGAPEQMQIMYGVAGERNLREWEASWLAGYENSQPVRIGNAASEQFQLDVYGEVADALMQASKGGLARHPRGAEIGDVLMPFLERVWRDPDEGIWEVRGERQHFTYSKVMAWVAFDRVALMAEEAGEHDASRRWRKVADEIHAEVCARAFDPALNSFVQAYGSKALDASVLQIGMVGFLSPDDPRYVGTVEAIERHLTSDGFVLRYRTGETDDGLPSDEGVFLACSFWLADALNLIGRREDAQALFKRLLALSNDVGLLSEEYDPKDRRLLGNFPQAFSHIGVINTALNLSRRKGPADERSDGTPDVTVGLDG, from the coding sequence ATCGGAGGATGTCGAATGTCGACAAGGATCGAGGATTACGCGCTCATCGGCGACTGCGAGACCGCTGCACTGGTGGGAAGAAACGGCTCGATCGACTGGCTCTGCCTGCCCCGCTTCGATTCGCCGGCCTGCCTTGCGGCCCTTCTCGGCGACGAGACGAACGGCCGGTGGAAGATCGCGCCGGCAGACGGCGCCTTCCGGACGCGGCGCGCCTACCGCGAGGATACGCTGATCCTCGAGACGACGTTCGAGACGGCAACGGGCAAGGCCGTCATCCACGATTTCATGCCGCTCCGGGACGGGTCGAGCAACATCATCCGCATCGTCGAGGGCATAGAGGGCACCGTTGCCTTCGATTTCGAATTCATGGCGCGTTTCGATTACGGGCAGACCGTGCCATGGATGTCGTTCGAAGAGGAGGGCGTGGTCACGGCGGTCGCGGGACCGGATATGCTCATCCTGCATTCGGCCGCGCCCCTGACCGGCAACGACAGGCGGGTGACGGGCGCATTCACCGTTGAAAAGGGCGATCGGCTGACCTTCGCACTGACCTTCTGTTCCTCCTACCTGCCGCGGCCGAAGCCGGTGGATGCGGAGGCCGCTTTGGAGGCAACAGAGAGCTTCTGGCGCGAGTTCACCGGGCGGTGCCCTGATGTCGATGGGTGGACGGGGCCGGTCAAGCGATCGCTGATCACGCTGAAAGCGCTGACCTACATGCCGACAGGCGGTATCGTGGCCGCCGTCACCACGTCGCTGCCGGAGAAACTGGGCGGCACGCGCAACTGGGACTACCGCTATTGCTGGCTTCGCGATGCGACATTGACGCTTCTGGCCCTGATGAAGCTCGGCTACTACGAAGAAGCGAGCGCCTGGCGGAACTGGCTGCTGCGCGCGGTGGCGGGCGCGCCTGAGCAGATGCAGATCATGTATGGCGTGGCGGGCGAGCGCAATCTCCGGGAATGGGAAGCCTCATGGCTTGCGGGCTACGAGAACTCGCAGCCGGTGCGTATCGGCAATGCCGCCTCCGAACAGTTCCAGCTCGATGTCTATGGCGAGGTCGCGGACGCGCTGATGCAGGCCTCCAAGGGCGGCCTTGCGCGTCACCCCCGCGGCGCCGAGATCGGCGATGTCCTGATGCCGTTTCTCGAGCGCGTCTGGCGCGATCCGGACGAGGGCATCTGGGAGGTTCGCGGCGAGCGACAGCATTTCACCTATTCCAAGGTCATGGCCTGGGTCGCCTTCGACCGGGTGGCACTGATGGCGGAAGAGGCGGGAGAGCACGACGCTTCCCGCCGCTGGCGCAAGGTCGCCGACGAGATCCATGCAGAGGTCTGCGCCAGGGCCTTCGATCCCGCACTCAACAGTTTCGTCCAGGCCTATGGCTCGAAAGCGCTGGATGCGAGCGTGCTGCAGATCGGCATGGTCGGCTTCCTGTCGCCCGACGATCCGCGCTATGTCGGCACGGTGGAAGCCATCGAACGTCATCTGACCAGCGACGGCTTCGTCCTTCGCTACCGCACCGGCGAGACCGACGACGGATTACCGTCGGACGAAGGCGTGTTCCTTGCCTGCTCCTTCTGGCTCGCCGATGCGCTCAACCTCATTGGCAGGCGGGAGGATGCGCAGGCGCTGTTCAAACGCCTGCTGGCGCTCTCCAACGATGTCGGGCTTCTCTCCGAGGAGTACGACCCGAAGGACAGGCGCCTGCTCGGAAACTTCCCGCAGGCCTTCAGCCACATCGGCGTCATCAATACGGCGCTCAACCTGTCCCGGCGCAAGGGACCGGCCGACGAGCGGTCCGATGGCACCCCCGACGTCACGGTCGGGCTGGACGGCTGA